A window of Phaseolus vulgaris cultivar G19833 chromosome 4, P. vulgaris v2.0, whole genome shotgun sequence genomic DNA:
tgctagaagtactagtactgctagtaatagtaggaatactagtactgctagtagtactagtactactagtaatactCGTAATACTAGCAATACtcgtaatactagtaatacaagtactgctaataatactagtaatgctagtaatactagtactgctagtaatactagtactgctattaatattagtattgctagtaatactagtgcTGCTAGTAATAGTAGTGATACCGATACTGCTTGTAATACTAGTAATGGTACTAATACTggtactgttagtaatactggtactgctagtaatactagtactgctagtaatactaggaatactagtactgctattAATACTAGtgttgctagtaatactagtgcttctagtaatactagtgctgctagtaatactagtgctgctagtaatactagtattggtactagtactgttagtaatactagtactgtttgtaatactaataatactagtaattgataagtgcctaatttcagtaatatttcatattaaaatatagacacttaagaggatttattgctaatttacatataaaataatccctaatttatgaatttatacctttttatattttttatgatctttatttgaataagagtattttattcccaaatttggtgttaattgcatatttctaaggaagattggataTTTGGATttaagatgaatgatttgagctaaaaagatgaAGATATAAGGTCCTAGAAtgaaaaaagatgcaaagaaagattgagcctttatgttttatcatttagcccattagcgtgacataggaagcaacctaaccctagaaaactatgATAAATaaagggctagaggctcaactgtagtgtgccaga
This region includes:
- the LOC137838362 gene encoding uncharacterized protein, whose product is MEDDTVQAQNSHAMRSTSTASNSRNTSTASSTSTTSNTRNTSNTRNTSNTSTANNTSNASNTSTASNTSTAINISIASNTSAASNSSDTDTACNTSNGTNTGTVSNTGTASNTSTASNTRNTSTAINTSVASNTSASSNTSAASNTSAASNTSMNRESIS